In Microbacterium sp. AB, a single genomic region encodes these proteins:
- a CDS encoding acyltransferase family protein, translating to MPDTTRRPKFEFADGLRAVAALSVAVFHATAFTGHTGDVDESLPALARIVEIGDYAVPVFIVLSGYVLMLPVARTEGYALRGGVWKYIGRRARRILPPYYASLALFLVLIALIPVLQNPHDTAWDNKIPVTAGGLVSHLLLVHNWSPGWIYQINGPAWSVATEWHIYFLMPLVLLPLCRLLNPWLMLVVALAMGPAITSLFPSAGSGNYWFIGLFALGMIAALLTVRGTRDVRWLGWAAAGVFAVAVLWTILDAPDGRLAEIASETLVGAAVAMGLVAMGRAATAEKRSVGRRVFEWRPLVNVGLWSYSIYLIHSPLLGLANLMLLPLGLPTLAHWLVMVFLVLPVVLAVCRVFFLLVERRFTTSHQQREFTRDSGRTTGRTGPERPHALET from the coding sequence ATGCCCGACACGACCAGACGGCCGAAGTTCGAGTTCGCGGACGGCCTCCGCGCGGTGGCCGCGCTCTCGGTGGCGGTGTTCCACGCGACGGCCTTCACCGGTCACACGGGCGACGTCGACGAGAGCCTTCCGGCGCTCGCCCGCATCGTGGAGATCGGCGACTATGCCGTCCCGGTGTTCATCGTGCTCTCCGGGTACGTGCTCATGCTGCCCGTCGCCCGAACCGAGGGCTACGCGCTCCGCGGAGGCGTCTGGAAGTACATCGGGCGGCGGGCACGGCGCATCCTGCCCCCGTACTACGCGTCACTCGCGCTGTTCCTCGTACTCATCGCGCTGATCCCCGTCCTTCAGAACCCTCACGACACGGCGTGGGACAACAAGATCCCCGTCACGGCCGGCGGCCTCGTCTCGCACCTGCTCCTGGTGCACAACTGGAGCCCCGGCTGGATCTACCAGATCAACGGCCCCGCGTGGTCGGTCGCGACGGAGTGGCACATCTACTTCCTCATGCCGCTCGTGCTCCTCCCCCTCTGCCGTCTGCTCAATCCGTGGCTCATGCTCGTCGTCGCCCTGGCGATGGGGCCGGCGATCACCTCCCTGTTCCCGTCGGCCGGCTCCGGGAACTACTGGTTCATCGGCCTCTTCGCGCTCGGGATGATCGCGGCGCTCCTCACGGTGCGCGGGACCCGGGACGTCCGCTGGCTCGGATGGGCGGCCGCCGGGGTGTTCGCGGTCGCCGTGCTCTGGACGATCCTGGACGCGCCGGACGGGCGCCTGGCCGAGATCGCCTCCGAGACCCTCGTCGGCGCCGCCGTGGCGATGGGCCTCGTCGCGATGGGGCGTGCGGCGACCGCCGAGAAGCGCAGCGTCGGGCGCCGCGTCTTCGAGTGGCGCCCACTCGTGAACGTCGGGCTGTGGTCGTACAGCATCTATCTCATCCATTCGCCGCTGCTCGGCCTCGCGAACCTGATGCTGTTGCCGCTCGGTCTCCCGACGCTCGCCCACTGGCTCGTCATGGTCTTCCTCGTGCTGCCGGTCGTGCTCGCCGTGTGCCGCGTCTTCTTCCTCCTCGTCGAGCGTCGCTTCACCACGAGCCACCAGCAGCGCGAGTTCACGCGCGACTCGGGTCGCACCACGGGGAGGACAGGGCCGGAACGGCCGCATGCGCTAGAAACGTAG
- a CDS encoding PadR family transcriptional regulator yields MSGSFAGAGFGGSRGFGHPADGIWQALDGARAAFEQRVGTRVGRGDVRAAVLALLAEEPKHGYQIIREVEERSGGAWKPSAGSVYPTLQQLTDEGLISAEESGGRKTYSLTEAGRAEAEASAGKSAPWEAPGSREGVGFAALPKAGVDLAQAAAQVGRTGTPQQQEEAVKVLDDARRKLYAILAQD; encoded by the coding sequence ATGAGTGGATCGTTTGCAGGCGCAGGGTTCGGCGGATCGCGCGGGTTCGGGCATCCGGCCGACGGGATCTGGCAGGCATTGGACGGCGCACGCGCGGCTTTCGAGCAGCGCGTCGGCACGCGGGTGGGCCGGGGCGACGTGCGTGCGGCGGTGCTCGCCCTTCTCGCCGAGGAGCCGAAGCACGGTTACCAGATCATCCGAGAGGTCGAGGAGCGCAGCGGTGGAGCCTGGAAGCCCAGCGCGGGCTCGGTGTACCCGACCCTCCAGCAGCTCACCGACGAGGGGCTCATCTCGGCCGAGGAGTCGGGCGGTCGCAAGACCTACTCGCTCACCGAGGCCGGCCGTGCCGAGGCGGAGGCCTCTGCGGGCAAGTCCGCGCCGTGGGAGGCGCCGGGGTCGCGTGAGGGCGTCGGGTTCGCCGCGCTGCCGAAGGCCGGCGTCGATCTCGCCCAGGCCGCGGCGCAGGTCGGGCGCACCGGCACGCCGCAGCAGCAGGAGGAGGCCGTGAAGGTCCTCGACGACGCACGTCGCAAGCTGTACGCCATCCTCGCCCAGGACTGA
- a CDS encoding LacI family DNA-binding transcriptional regulator: protein MSNFPQRPTLADVAEAAGVSTVTVSRVVEGSAKVAEKTRQRVHEAMDRIGYFGNAAASQLVSGRATSIGIVTSNTADYGYASTIHGIERGAREKDMAVLIAVIEGSDAASVRKAVGTVASHALGGVVVMDFDQSAHAVLPSLPAYIPTVSATSPSEGSGVDRPFVSMDEYDGGLLAARHLIELGHRSIFVIAPADTRPAERRSLGVHDALNEARLPHYPAVRASDWRPSSGYAGAQRLLDDYGDRVTAISCANDEVALGAVRAVLDRGLHVPEDVSVIGFDDHPLAAYASPPLTTIHQDFETLGQLSFSLLHALIDGRPLPDERHVAPQLVVRSSTAPPHPSRGL, encoded by the coding sequence GTGAGCAACTTTCCGCAGCGCCCGACCCTCGCCGACGTCGCCGAGGCCGCGGGGGTCTCCACGGTCACCGTCTCGCGCGTCGTGGAGGGCTCGGCGAAGGTCGCCGAGAAGACACGACAGCGCGTGCACGAGGCGATGGATCGGATCGGCTACTTCGGCAATGCCGCGGCGAGCCAGCTCGTCTCCGGCAGAGCGACGAGCATCGGCATCGTCACGTCGAACACCGCCGACTACGGCTACGCGTCGACCATCCACGGCATCGAGCGGGGAGCCCGAGAGAAGGACATGGCCGTGCTCATCGCCGTGATCGAGGGCTCCGATGCCGCGAGCGTGCGCAAGGCTGTCGGAACCGTCGCGTCGCACGCGCTCGGCGGCGTCGTGGTGATGGACTTCGACCAGAGCGCGCACGCCGTGCTGCCCTCGCTGCCCGCCTACATCCCGACGGTCTCAGCGACATCGCCGTCCGAGGGCAGCGGCGTCGACCGTCCGTTCGTGTCGATGGACGAGTACGACGGCGGGCTGCTCGCCGCGCGGCATCTCATCGAGCTCGGGCACCGGTCGATCTTCGTGATCGCACCCGCCGACACCCGGCCCGCCGAACGGCGTTCGCTCGGCGTGCACGACGCGCTCAACGAGGCGAGACTGCCGCACTACCCCGCCGTGCGCGCATCCGACTGGCGTCCCTCGTCGGGGTATGCCGGCGCGCAGCGGCTGCTGGACGACTACGGCGATCGCGTCACGGCCATCTCCTGCGCGAACGACGAGGTCGCGCTCGGAGCCGTCCGCGCGGTACTCGATCGAGGCCTGCACGTCCCCGAGGACGTCTCCGTCATCGGGTTCGACGACCATCCCCTCGCCGCCTACGCATCACCGCCGCTCACGACCATCCATCAGGACTTCGAGACGCTCGGGCAGCTGTCCTTCAGCCTCTTGCACGCGCTGATCGACGGGCGCCCCCTGCCCGACGAGCGTCACGTCGCGCCGCAGCTCGTCGTCCGCTCCTCGACAGCACCGCCGCATCCGTCGCGCGGTCTGTGA
- a CDS encoding ATP-binding protein, with translation MRDALTNPFQPGSDTVPEIWAGRTAQLSDWRDVLRPRLVAGLFERGRTLVGEAGLGKSALVRRIAHEAELAGDWTTAQIRVALGTDALKRIASEVLKLADRAGLPAAREGRIAELLRRVQSVAVSGFSLALSEEGGQESYTALTDLLVEVGRAAICQDQIVLIHLDEIQNIDDERMLSQILIALGDAITHEEPVTVPGGGQITRSLPIAVYLTGLPEFADQAGTRKGATFARRFKTTTLAAIDDDDLRSALRPFVVAGWETSTGTNGAGRVRMDPDAAETIIDLCRGEPFLFQLAGERAWYAGTGDVISREDVIKGWQEAVPEATAHVERVLERLPQREREFALAMAELPTQERTLTRIAASLGHSKATDAGPAAQRLDRVRGIITRGKPYTFRHRAVEAFLTSDWPAAG, from the coding sequence ATGCGCGACGCTCTGACGAATCCCTTCCAACCAGGGTCCGACACCGTCCCCGAGATCTGGGCAGGGCGCACCGCCCAGCTCAGCGACTGGCGCGACGTCCTCAGGCCTCGCCTGGTCGCCGGCCTGTTCGAGCGCGGCCGGACGCTCGTCGGCGAAGCCGGCCTCGGCAAGTCCGCCCTCGTACGCCGCATCGCCCATGAGGCGGAGCTGGCCGGAGACTGGACGACCGCGCAGATCCGCGTGGCGCTGGGCACGGATGCGCTGAAGAGGATCGCCTCGGAGGTCCTCAAGCTCGCAGACAGGGCGGGGCTGCCCGCGGCGCGAGAGGGACGGATCGCCGAGCTCCTACGCCGCGTGCAATCCGTCGCCGTCAGCGGCTTCTCACTCGCCCTGAGCGAAGAGGGCGGCCAGGAGTCGTACACGGCACTGACCGACTTGCTCGTCGAGGTGGGTCGGGCGGCGATATGCCAAGACCAGATCGTGCTGATCCACCTCGATGAGATCCAGAACATCGACGACGAGCGGATGCTGTCTCAGATCCTGATCGCGCTGGGCGATGCGATCACCCACGAGGAGCCCGTGACCGTTCCCGGGGGCGGGCAGATCACGCGATCGCTCCCGATCGCGGTGTACCTGACGGGGCTGCCCGAGTTCGCCGATCAGGCGGGGACCCGCAAGGGCGCCACGTTCGCACGTCGCTTCAAGACGACGACCCTCGCCGCGATCGACGACGACGACCTGCGCAGCGCGCTGCGCCCGTTCGTCGTCGCCGGATGGGAGACGTCCACCGGCACGAACGGCGCCGGCCGTGTGCGCATGGATCCCGACGCCGCCGAGACGATCATCGACCTCTGCCGGGGCGAGCCCTTCCTCTTCCAGCTCGCCGGCGAGAGGGCCTGGTACGCCGGAACCGGCGACGTCATCTCTCGCGAGGACGTCATAAAGGGCTGGCAGGAGGCGGTGCCCGAGGCGACGGCCCACGTGGAGCGGGTTCTGGAGCGGCTGCCGCAACGCGAGCGCGAGTTCGCGCTCGCCATGGCGGAGCTTCCCACACAGGAGCGCACCCTCACCCGGATCGCGGCCTCGCTCGGCCACTCGAAGGCCACCGACGCGGGCCCCGCCGCGCAGCGGCTCGACAGGGTCCGCGGAATCATCACGCGCGGCAAGCCCTACACCTTCCGTCACCGCGCAGTCGAGGCCTTCCTCACGAGCGACTGGCCCGCAGCCGGCTGA
- a CDS encoding carbohydrate ABC transporter permease, producing MSIASRRRTSTVITYVLLALLAVYTLFPFLWMVMSALKPANEIRARTPSFLIAAPTLDNFVRVLVQHDFLVYIRNSLVVSLAACALSLVISLLAGYVFSRNYRMKAVQTTNFAMLVSQMIPGVLLLVPLYITMRNLGLLDSYGALILAYTTFVIPLSTFMLSSAYDSIPTSLEEAAEIDGASRLRTLTSVVIPVMVPSIVSVGLYAFITAWNEFMFGYIFTSTDALRTITPAIMLFKGANTVDWGGLMAASVIAVLPVAIIFLFLQRYFISGLMSGAVKG from the coding sequence ATGTCGATCGCATCCCGTCGCCGCACCAGCACCGTCATCACCTACGTGCTGCTGGCATTGCTCGCGGTGTACACGCTCTTTCCGTTCCTCTGGATGGTCATGTCCGCCCTGAAGCCGGCGAACGAGATCCGCGCCAGGACACCGTCGTTCCTCATCGCCGCCCCCACCCTCGACAACTTCGTCCGCGTGCTCGTGCAGCACGACTTCCTCGTGTACATCCGCAACAGCCTCGTCGTGTCGCTCGCCGCCTGTGCGCTCTCGCTCGTCATCTCCCTCCTCGCGGGCTACGTCTTCAGCCGCAACTACCGGATGAAGGCGGTGCAGACGACGAACTTCGCCATGCTGGTCTCTCAGATGATCCCCGGCGTGCTGCTGCTCGTCCCGCTCTACATCACGATGCGCAACCTCGGTCTGCTGGATTCGTACGGGGCGCTGATCCTCGCGTACACGACGTTCGTCATCCCGTTGTCGACGTTCATGCTCTCCAGCGCGTACGACTCGATCCCGACCTCCCTCGAAGAGGCCGCCGAAATCGACGGCGCGAGCCGCCTGCGCACCCTGACGAGCGTCGTCATCCCGGTCATGGTGCCGTCGATCGTGTCGGTCGGTCTGTACGCGTTCATCACGGCGTGGAACGAGTTCATGTTCGGGTACATCTTCACGTCGACCGACGCGCTGCGCACCATCACACCGGCGATCATGCTCTTCAAGGGAGCGAACACCGTCGACTGGGGCGGTCTCATGGCCGCATCCGTCATCGCGGTGCTTCCCGTGGCGATCATCTTCCTCTTCCTGCAGCGGTACTTCATCTCGGGCCTCATGAGCGGTGCGGTCAAGGGGTGA
- a CDS encoding glycosyltransferase, whose product MSGLIVHEWLSPAGGSENVFEAIAGVFPDAERWCLWNEAGDRFRPVNETALARTPLKGRKALALPFMPAVWRHLPERDADWVLASTHLFSHHVRFAGPARDVPKLVYAHTPARYIWVPELDGRGNGLPARLLSSALKPLDRKRAQEPVAIAANSRFIADRIADTWEREAEVIYPPVAVAGFGAEPELAPAEQDRLDALPDAFILGFSRFVPYKRLDAAIAAGRASEMPVVLAGSGPDEERLRAIADRTYPGGVTFVHHPSTPLLTAILQRASALVFAPIEDFGIIPVEAMAAGTPVLANATGGAVESVLDGVTGAHVHDWESESELRAAVEKALASSPDACRARAQDFGEDVFAREIRGFVATHA is encoded by the coding sequence TTGAGTGGTCTGATCGTGCACGAGTGGCTCTCACCGGCCGGCGGGTCGGAGAACGTGTTCGAGGCGATCGCGGGAGTCTTCCCCGACGCCGAGCGCTGGTGTCTGTGGAACGAGGCGGGCGACCGGTTCCGGCCCGTCAACGAGACCGCTCTCGCGCGCACGCCGCTGAAGGGGCGCAAGGCCCTCGCGCTCCCGTTCATGCCCGCGGTCTGGCGCCACCTGCCCGAGCGCGACGCCGACTGGGTGCTCGCCAGCACGCACCTCTTCTCCCACCACGTGCGTTTCGCGGGCCCGGCGCGGGACGTGCCCAAGCTCGTCTACGCGCACACGCCCGCCCGCTACATCTGGGTTCCCGAGCTCGACGGACGCGGCAACGGCCTCCCGGCGCGCCTCCTGTCGTCGGCGCTCAAGCCGCTCGACCGCAAGCGTGCGCAGGAGCCCGTGGCGATCGCGGCCAACAGCCGCTTCATCGCCGACCGCATCGCCGACACGTGGGAGCGCGAGGCGGAGGTGATCTACCCGCCCGTCGCTGTCGCGGGCTTCGGCGCCGAGCCCGAGCTCGCGCCGGCCGAGCAGGATCGTCTCGACGCGCTGCCGGACGCGTTCATCCTCGGCTTCTCGCGCTTCGTCCCCTACAAGCGCCTCGATGCGGCGATCGCGGCGGGCCGCGCCTCGGAGATGCCCGTCGTGCTCGCCGGATCCGGCCCCGACGAGGAGCGTCTGCGCGCCATCGCCGATCGCACGTACCCCGGCGGCGTCACGTTCGTCCATCATCCGTCGACCCCGCTCCTCACGGCCATCCTCCAGCGTGCGTCGGCCCTCGTCTTCGCGCCGATCGAGGACTTCGGCATCATCCCCGTCGAGGCGATGGCGGCCGGCACCCCCGTGCTCGCGAACGCGACCGGGGGAGCGGTCGAGTCGGTGCTCGACGGCGTGACGGGCGCGCACGTGCACGACTGGGAGTCGGAGAGCGAGCTGCGCGCCGCCGTGGAGAAGGCACTCGCCTCGTCGCCGGATGCCTGCCGTGCGCGGGCGCAGGACTTCGGCGAGGACGTCTTCGCGCGCGAGATCCGGGGGTTCGTCGCGACGCACGCGTGA
- a CDS encoding ABC1 kinase family protein has protein sequence MSSDGRRRGEPAAGSAGLRGRYRRILRFAARYLAQAWWFELFLPRIGLVRVAERGREVRLRSIAQRFHVLALDLGGLMIKVGQFMSSRLDVLPPEITSELEGLQDEVTPVPFPAIREVAEAELGMPLERAYASFDPTPVAAASLGQAHRARLSALDAAETGLEHVVVKVQRPGIDDIVEVDLAALRRIARWLTRVKVVADRVDVPALVEEFATTSLEEIDYLREAASAERFEEDFAGDHRVATPAIVWERTTRRLLTLADVTAIKINDVEALRAAGIDPAEVAAAFASVMFDQFFTHGFFHADPHPGNVFVTPVATGDRRWRLTFIDFGMMGEIPDGTRAGLRRLLVAVASRDGKGLVDAIGDIGMLLPSAETAQLERAMTQLFTRFGGMGFAELREVDPHEFRDFAAEFGDVVRSLPFQLPENFLLVIRAMSLTSGVCSALDPRFNLWDAVEPYAGQFMRDEAGGLGRGLMQDAVSNANVVWRLPRRIDALVTRIDAGEVSFDTSHLNRRIDRVERLVRRAVSAVLFGALLIAGVLTRPDDPVFGAVLIVASVAPLLHALFAGLRR, from the coding sequence ATGTCGTCGGACGGCCGGCGGCGCGGCGAGCCCGCCGCCGGCTCCGCGGGCCTGCGCGGTCGCTACCGTCGCATCCTGCGGTTCGCCGCTCGGTACCTCGCCCAGGCGTGGTGGTTCGAGCTCTTCCTGCCCCGTATCGGCCTCGTTCGCGTCGCCGAACGCGGCAGGGAGGTCCGGCTGCGGAGCATCGCGCAGCGCTTCCACGTGCTCGCGCTCGACCTCGGCGGGCTCATGATCAAGGTCGGTCAGTTCATGTCGTCGCGGCTCGACGTGCTGCCGCCCGAGATCACGAGCGAGCTCGAGGGCCTGCAGGACGAGGTCACCCCCGTGCCGTTCCCCGCCATCCGAGAGGTCGCCGAGGCCGAGCTGGGGATGCCGCTCGAGCGCGCCTACGCCTCGTTCGACCCGACACCGGTCGCGGCGGCGTCGCTCGGGCAGGCGCATCGGGCGAGGCTCTCGGCCCTCGACGCAGCCGAGACGGGCCTCGAGCACGTGGTGGTGAAGGTGCAGCGCCCCGGAATCGACGACATCGTCGAGGTCGACCTGGCCGCGCTCCGACGGATCGCGCGCTGGCTCACGCGCGTGAAGGTCGTCGCCGACCGCGTGGACGTCCCCGCCCTCGTCGAGGAGTTCGCGACGACGAGCCTCGAGGAGATCGACTACCTCCGAGAGGCCGCCAGCGCCGAGCGGTTCGAGGAGGACTTCGCGGGAGACCACCGCGTCGCCACGCCCGCGATCGTGTGGGAGCGCACGACGCGGCGCCTCCTGACCCTCGCCGACGTCACCGCCATCAAGATCAACGACGTCGAGGCGCTCCGCGCGGCGGGGATCGACCCCGCGGAGGTCGCCGCCGCGTTCGCCTCCGTCATGTTCGACCAGTTCTTCACGCACGGGTTCTTCCACGCCGACCCGCACCCCGGCAACGTCTTCGTCACGCCGGTCGCGACAGGAGATCGCCGGTGGCGGCTGACGTTCATCGACTTCGGGATGATGGGCGAGATCCCCGACGGCACGCGCGCGGGCCTCCGGAGGCTGCTCGTCGCCGTCGCCTCACGCGACGGCAAGGGTCTCGTGGACGCGATCGGCGACATCGGCATGCTGCTGCCGTCGGCCGAGACCGCACAGCTCGAGCGCGCGATGACGCAGCTTTTCACCCGCTTCGGCGGAATGGGATTCGCCGAGCTGCGGGAGGTCGACCCCCACGAGTTCCGCGACTTCGCGGCAGAGTTCGGCGACGTGGTCCGCTCGCTGCCGTTCCAGCTGCCCGAGAACTTCCTGCTCGTCATCCGCGCCATGTCGCTCACCTCCGGAGTGTGCAGCGCCCTCGACCCGCGCTTCAACCTGTGGGACGCCGTGGAGCCGTATGCCGGGCAGTTCATGCGCGACGAGGCCGGCGGCCTCGGGCGCGGTCTCATGCAGGACGCCGTGTCGAACGCGAACGTGGTCTGGCGGCTTCCGCGCCGGATCGACGCCCTCGTCACGCGGATCGACGCGGGAGAGGTGTCCTTCGACACGTCGCACCTGAACCGTCGCATCGACCGCGTGGAACGCCTCGTGCGCCGAGCGGTCTCGGCCGTCCTCTTCGGCGCGCTGCTGATCGCGGGAGTCCTGACGCGCCCCGACGACCCCGTGTTCGGCGCCGTGCTGATCGTCGCGTCCGTGGCGCCGCTGCTCCACGCCCTGTTCGCCGGCCTGCGGCGTTAG